GACGGGACCGCAGGCGCTCACGGCCCGTGAGCAGCTCGCCGTGCCTCGGGTCGCTGCTGGGCCGTGACCTGCGCTTCGAGACGGTGCCGCTCTCCGTGCAGCGGGAGATGATGCTGCGCCACTTCTCCGAGGAGACCGTGAACGGGGTGATCAGGACGCTGCAGGAGGCGATCGAGCACGGCAGCGAGCTGCACGGCCGGCTGTCGCACCGACGTGCGCCGCGTCCTCGGCCGGGGCCCCGGTCCTTCGCCGCCTGGGCCCACGACCACCTGCACCTGTACCGTCCCTGACCGCCGCCCCGTCCCGGCCCGGGCGGCCGCCCGCCGCCCGGGCCGGGACGGAAGTGGCACACTCTGTACCGGACCACGGATCAGCGAACGACGAGGAGCTCCCATTGCCGTGCCGGCCGACCCGCAGGAGGCACTTCGCGGACGCGGGGGCGCGGCATCGACCCGCGGGCGGCCCGGAGCAGGGCCGCAGCCCTCGCGGCGGCCCAGGAACTGCTCGTGGAGCAGGGGTGGTCCGCGGTCACCCATGTCGCCGTCGCGGCCCGCAGCGGGGTGGGCCGCACCACCCTGTACCGCCACTGGCCGGACTCCCCCTCCCTCATCTACGAGGCCATCGCCCAGCGCATCGCGAGCGCCCGCCCCGCGCGGACCGGTGTCCTCCGTGAGGACCTGGTCGGTCAGCTCCACGGACGCGGTCCCTGCTGCACGACCCGGTGGGGGAACGGGCATGCGGGTGGTCGTCGAGCGCGCCGGCGTGGACCCCCACCTTCGCCAGGCTCAAGGAGTCGCTGTACCAGGCGGGCTCCGGAGGGTTCCGCGCGATCGTGGAGCGCGCGAAGGAGAGCGGCGAACTGCCCGGCGACCTGGACACCGAGCTGGCCATCGACCAGCTCGCGGGCCCGCTGATGTTCCGCCGGCTGCTGGCGAGCGCACCTTCGGCGAGGAGGAACGTGCACGCCGTCGTCGACGCCTTCCTCGCGGCCAACGCGCGCCGTCCCGGTCCCCGGGCGGCGGACGGCGGCGGCGAGAGCTGAGGCGCCGCCCCCCGACAGGGGTGTGCCGCCCCGGCCCCCGTCGGGGGAGCGGGCCGTGATCAGCGCCGCGCCAGCTGCTCGTACCGCCTGGCGGGTGCTCCCGCGGTCACCAGGTCGCCGCCCTGCGGTGCGGGACGCCCGTTCGGCACGCCGGGTTCGGCGGCCAGCACGGAGTCGGTGTGCGCCAGCAGGTCGATGGCGGGGTCGCCCGCCAGGATCGCCTGGTGCAGCCGGCGCACCCGCGGCGAGGGGTCGAGGCCGAGCTCTCCTCGCGCAGCACACGTGCTCAGCCGCCGCAGCACCTCCAGCGCCTGGGTGCGGCGGCCGGTGCGGTGCAGCGCGAGCATGAACTGGGCGTGCAGACCCTCGTGCATCGGGTACT
This genomic window from Microbacterium terregens contains:
- a CDS encoding TetR-like C-terminal domain-containing protein; translation: MGERACGWSSSAPAWTPTFARLKESLYQAGSGGFRAIVERAKESGELPGDLDTELAIDQLAGPLMFRRLLASAPSARRNVHAVVDAFLAANARRPGPRAADGGGES